A genomic window from Pantoea alhagi includes:
- a CDS encoding biofilm development regulator YmgB/AriR family protein has product MNQEQAIEKQIVNYFKQSATKESTNEEVLRTLMEKIATKTHGRSEKKIIASLLEKIETEHDRDRLQFYRQALELLLRGGRN; this is encoded by the coding sequence GTGAATCAGGAACAAGCAATTGAAAAGCAGATCGTCAACTACTTTAAACAGTCAGCGACAAAAGAAAGCACTAATGAAGAGGTATTGCGCACGCTGATGGAAAAAATTGCCACCAAAACACATGGACGTAGTGAAAAAAAGATCATTGCCAGCCTGTTAGAAAAGATCGAAACAGAACATGATCGCGACAGGCTTCAGTTCTACCGTCAGGCGCTGGAGCTATTATTACGTGGTGGCAGAAATTAA
- a CDS encoding DUF1272 domain-containing protein: MLELKPNCECCDCDLPPESPLAMICSFECTFCRSCAIVRLQEQCPNCGGELVRRPVRPRNKLLTHPAATKRVVSPC; encoded by the coding sequence ATGCTGGAATTAAAACCAAATTGCGAGTGTTGTGATTGCGATCTGCCACCGGAATCACCGCTGGCAATGATCTGCTCTTTTGAATGTACTTTCTGTCGCAGCTGCGCCATAGTGCGGCTTCAGGAGCAATGCCCTAACTGCGGAGGTGAGCTGGTACGTCGACCTGTCAGGCCGCGTAATAAACTACTCACTCATCCTGCCGCTACGAAAAGGGTGGTCTCGCCCTGTTAA
- a CDS encoding manganese catalase family protein produces MFHHSSKMQFPVRVEKPDPEFAMLLQQAIGGVEGEIRVAMQYFFQAMGARGDARIRDLLMSTATEELGHIEMLAYAVALNLEGAPLSYQEASAKDPVVNAILGGMNPRHILSSGLAAMPVNANGMPFDMSHIYASGNVAADMLANVTAEATGRVLATRLYNMTEDKGMKDFLSFLIARDTMHQQQWLAVIEDMGGLNASLPIPNSFPQENEATEHSYYCLNTSLDKPLPKGRWSEGPSYDGKGQFTAKEKPEILGDEPLLGPARPGSGAQNEQISGSVPPAGTVK; encoded by the coding sequence ATGTTTCACCACTCATCAAAAATGCAGTTTCCGGTACGAGTAGAAAAACCCGATCCAGAATTCGCGATGCTGCTGCAACAGGCTATCGGCGGAGTAGAAGGCGAAATTCGCGTAGCAATGCAGTATTTCTTCCAGGCAATGGGCGCGCGCGGCGATGCGCGTATCAGGGATCTGCTGATGTCTACCGCCACGGAAGAGCTGGGTCATATCGAAATGCTGGCCTATGCCGTCGCGCTGAATCTTGAAGGTGCGCCGCTTTCTTATCAGGAAGCCTCAGCCAAAGATCCAGTGGTTAATGCCATTCTTGGCGGCATGAATCCACGCCATATTCTTTCTTCAGGTCTGGCGGCCATGCCGGTAAATGCTAACGGCATGCCTTTTGATATGAGCCATATCTATGCTTCAGGTAACGTTGCGGCAGATATGCTGGCAAACGTCACGGCCGAGGCGACAGGGCGTGTACTGGCTACCCGCCTGTATAACATGACTGAAGATAAAGGCATGAAAGATTTCCTGTCCTTCCTGATCGCCCGCGATACCATGCATCAGCAGCAATGGCTGGCGGTGATTGAAGATATGGGTGGCCTGAACGCTTCTCTGCCTATTCCTAACAGCTTCCCGCAGGAAAATGAGGCAACAGAGCATTCTTATTATTGCCTGAACACGTCACTGGATAAACCGTTGCCAAAAGGTCGCTGGAGCGAAGGTCCTTCTTATGATGGCAAGGGGCAGTTTACCGCTAAAGAAAAACCTGAAATCCTTGGTGATGAGCCGTTACTGGGGCCAGCCCGTCCGGGGTCTGGCGCGCAGAATGAGCAGATTTCCGGTTCGGTGCCGCCAGCAGGCACGGTTAAATAA
- a CDS encoding DUF2534 family protein gives MLLEKLKKPEGKKFLLSVLVIFIIVLSILIRATIGGVIEEYNLPLSAWSMQMYILQGAMVLVYTTVITLIFSLPLAFYFLGEKETH, from the coding sequence ATGTTGCTGGAAAAATTAAAAAAACCTGAAGGCAAAAAGTTTCTGCTTTCAGTGCTGGTTATTTTTATCATTGTGCTGTCAATTCTTATTCGCGCTACCATTGGCGGCGTGATTGAAGAATACAACCTGCCGCTCTCAGCCTGGTCAATGCAAATGTATATCCTGCAGGGCGCAATGGTGCTGGTTTACACCACGGTGATTACACTTATCTTTTCTCTGCCGCTGGCATTCTATTTTTTGGGCGAGAAAGAGACACATTAA